The genomic DNA CAAATAGTTTGGCATTGAAAGGCGTCTGATTCTTTTTCGGACGCCTTTTTCATTTTACCTCTCTCCCGTTTCACTTTTTTTCCTATTTTTGTAGTGTCAATAATTTTACAAAATGTCTAAAACACACTACAGCATATTGTCAGTCATATTATTACTAGTGTTAAGCGCATGCCATTCTTTGTGGACGGCTCAAACGCAGCCTGCCCCGCAGCAGGAATCAATCCTGGTCCTGCCAACAACGGATATTCCTCTTCCAAACACAGATTTTGCTTTTCTGTTTCCGGAAGAACCGAAACTGTACGAACAAACATCTCCCCGCAAAAATATAACAATAAACTTCTCCAACAGAGAAAAAAATGATATTGCCGTAACGGATCCGCTCCTGATGGCAGATGAGAATTCGATGCTTATCGATTTAAGCCTGATACAGAAAGAAGACTATGCTTTCCCTTTACCCGGCGCAAAAGTAATCTCTCCATATGCCGGACGTAGAAAACACCATTCGGGTGTAGATTTGAAAACTTGCGCCAATGATACGATCATATCAGCATTCGACGGAATCGTCCGTCTAGCTAAGCCTTATTATGCATACGGAAACGTAATTGTTGTACGCCATTACAACGGATTGGAAACAGTCTATAGCCATAACTCCAAAAATCTGGTCAAGCCGGGAGACTATGTAAAAGCCGGACAACCGATTGCACTGACCGGACGCACAGGAAGAGCTACGACGGAACACCTTCATTTTGAAGTACGGGTAAACGGGCAACACTTCAATCCGAATCTGGTATTCGACCTGCAAGAACGGAAACTTAACAATCAATGCCTGGTATTCACCCAAAAAGGTGGCAAAATTGCAGTGAAGCCCGTCGAACTAATGCCTCATCAGTTTGCAGGAGACTACAGTTACTCACCTGCCTCCTGTAAAAACAAGGAACAGATAGAAAGCAAAAAGGAAACTCTGTAACCCCCTTTTCAATGCCCCTGCAAAGCTTCTATCAGAAGATTGATATTAACGGTAAACAAGCGGACTGATATCGCCAACAAAATAATACCGAAGAACTTCCGGATAATATAGATTCCGCCTTTTCCAAAAAAGCGTTCGATACGGGCTGTCATGCGAACGACAAAATAGACCCATATCATATTCAGTATTAAGGCTATCACAATATTGACATTAGCATACTCCGCCCTCAAAGATAATAATGTGGTAAACGAACCGGCACCCGCCAGTAAAGGAAAGACCAACGGAACCAGTGTCGCCTCCTTTATCGGTCCCTGATTTTTAAAGATTTCTATATCGAGTATCATTTCCAATGATAACAGGAAAATAACAAACGAACCTGCCACTGCAAACGATTCGATATCCACATGGAAAAGCCGTAGCAGGACATCGCCTGCGTAGAAGAACCCGATCATCAACAAAAAAGAGATAACCGTTGCCTTCATAGCATTCACGTCCTTACCCTTTTCTTTCAAATTAATAATAATTGGAATGGAACCAATAATATCAATCACAGCAAATAACACAATGAATGCACTGATCATTTGCTGAAAATCAAAACTTTCAAACATAAGATACCCTTTTAATTGCTCTAAAGGTACAAAATCTTTCCCAAGAGTCGACTGACAAATAGTAACAATCGCTTCGATGGATAACGTTTTTTCATACTAAATCAGAATCTCTTCACGAAAAAATAGCGACCTTTGCGTACACTTATATTGCTCCAAGCAAGAAAGTAATTAAATGTTGTCGGGAGATATGGATATAAAAACGATTTTAAAAAAGTATTTGGTATTTGTCATTGGATTATATTTTTTAGCTGCAGGAATCGTCCTGATTATACATTCCGCTTTAGGAACGACTCCTATTTCAAGTGTAAATTATGTGTTAAGCCTCAACAGCCCTCTTTCTTTAGGGACCTGTACCTTTATCGTAAACGTATTGCTGATACTAGGACAGTTCTGGTTAATCCGAGGGACGAAAAGCCGTCAAGACCAAATATCTATCCTGTTGCAAATTCCATTTTCGTTCATATTTTCAACATTCATAGATTTCAATATGGCACTCACTGAAGACCTGCATCCATCCAATTATATAACGTCGATTGCGCTGTTACTGTTGGGTTGTCTCATCCAGTCTATTGGTGTCGTATTAGAAATCAAACCCCAGGTTGCGATGATGAGTGCAGAAGGATTCGTCAACTACGCCGCCCGCCGTTACAATAAAGAGTTCGGAAAATTCAAGGTCATTTTCGATTTCACCTTAGTAACGGTCGCCATCATTTTATCACTGATCTTCACTCAACGGATCGAAGGAGTCAGAGAAGGCTCCCTGATAGCAGCCTGCATCACAGGCTACATCGTGAGTTTCCTGAACAATAAAATCATGACTCGAAAAATGCTTTCCAGGGTTTCTTCCATATCATCAAACCTCGCTTTCAATACGAATATTAATTGCATTCATTCCCCTCAGACCGCGTTCAAGTTCAAAAGTAACGATGTCGGTTTCCGAAATATCGGTCAGTGTATTATTACTAACATGAAAAAAATACTTCTCGCCGCTACCAAGGTCTTTGATAAAACCATATCCTTTTGATTCATTAAAATAATCAACCCTCCCTTTCAGTACTGTAAGTATCTCTATATTTTCTTTTTTGGGGGTAGAGATAAGAATCTCTTCTTGCTTAATTTCTTCTTTATTAGGATTCAATTCGGGAGGAGTCGATGTAATCACGCCGTTTTCATCCACATAAGCGATCATATCATCAAAACTATTTGCTTTGCCAAGCAATTTTCTGTCTTCTTTCTTTTTTTGTTTTTCGGCCCTTCGGGCTTGTTTCTTTTTTTCGTTTTCTCGTTTATTGTATGTTACGGATTTTGCCATTTATCTATATTTATTTATATTAATAATCAATCTATTTTGTAAGAATTCAGAGTAGAATGCCAAGATATTTCCGGTATATGGAAATGCAGGATATAAAAAAACCAAATCCTCTGGATCTTCCTGTTTCTCTATCCATGATAACTTTTGCAGATGTAATTTCTCCATACTCTGCAAATAAATCATTCAAATCAGCATCATTAATGCTATAATTTAAGCCTGTAATGTAAATGTTCATTTAAAATTTTATTTTTAATAAATACTAATTAGGGTATGAGGAGGAAAATTAATGGAGAGGCCTACTTAATAATAAAGAAGAACTATACGCTAATAATACGTAACTCAAACTCTGACCCAAAGATAACACTATTAATCGAACCAACAACTATTACAACCTATAAATTCTCGTTTTTCTTGTTAAGACTGTCAAAACATAATTTCTATCCGGATCAGAGCTCCGTTTCACAGAGGTTGTTATCATCTCAAAAACTCCTAAACCGGACAATCAGCAAGAGTCTTTTTCCGACAAAGACACCCTACCAAATGATCATTTACAAACCCTGTAGCCTGCATATGAGCATAACAGATCGTAGAGCCAAAAAACTTAAACCCTCGTTTCTTCATATCTTTGCTCATCGCATCAGATTCTGGGGTTGTAACCGGAATCTCCTTCAACGATTTGAAATTATTTACAATCGGTTTCTGTTCAGGGAAAAACGATAACGTATAATTATAGAAACTGCCAAATTCCTTTTGAATCGCGATGAAACATCTGGCATTCGTGATCGTGGATGCAATCTTCAGCCGATTCCTGACAATCCCATCGAAAAGCATCAGCCGGTCAATATCATCCGAGGTCATCGCAGCTACTTTCTCAACATCAAAATTATAAAATGCTTTTTTATACCCTTCACGCTTACGAAGAATAGTAATCCAAGCCAATCCAGCCTGGGCACTTTCCAGAACAAGAAATTCGAATAAGATTTTATCAGCGGTAACCAATTTACCCCATTCCTCATCGTGATATTTCACATATAAATCGTCCGTACCAGCCCATCCACAGCGTCTATTTACAAGATCTTCCATCTTTCATAATTTATGATCTTCAAAGATATTTATTAAAGATGAATATACAAGAAAGGTTGTCTAAAAACTTATAGGCAAATACATTGAACATCACATTTGTTAATACAAAAAAAATCCCGAAACTTTTGAATTTCGGGATTTTTCTTTAATTTACTATTTGCTTTCGCGGTGCGTACGGGACTCGAACCCGTGACCCCATGCGTGACAGGCATGTATTCTAACCAGCTGAACTAACGCACCAAAATATTATATGTGCGGTCCGGACGGGACTCGAACCCGCGACCCCATGCGTGACAGGCATGTATTCTAACCAGCTGAACTACCGAACCATTATTTTACTTAACTGCTATTCCTCTGAATTGCGATGCAAAAGTAGGTAGTTTATTTGAATTACGCAAGAGTTACACATATATATTTTTTACTATTTTTCAATCATCCCTGATAATAAACATCTTACATCTAAACTTTTTTTGTTCATACTCTAAGAGCCTGTTTAAATTTTGCATTTGTCGGTTGTAAAAGTTGTTTTGAGGATGTTTTTCTGTAGGAGATGCCGTCTTTTTTGTTGAAACACGTGACTTATTTTGCTTCAAACAGGCAGAAAAAGTGCCGAAGATTCCCGTTTACAGGCTTTTTACACCCGGATGTGAACGGTCTTGACACCCGAGTGTCAATGATATCGAGACCCGGGTGTCAATGAGTTTATCTTATTATGTTATTGAAAATAAGTAATGTGAAAAAAAATATCGGACAGGTGGTTAGTGATAGTATGATAGATGGAATAGGCATCCATCATACCTACTATCATTGCTTGTGTCTATTGATATTCAATTGATAAAAGGAAATTAGTGATAGTATGACAGTTGTTTTTCAAAATATATAAAAGAACAAAGCTGGCCGATGAAGACCATATTTTGCAGTATCCTTACAAGACAAAGTTACTATTTCTGGGCCAACGGGGATTTGAGAAAACCATACAATAAACCAGCCAGTTTATCACAAATAACATCTATTCTGCAACTTTTCATAAAGCAGACATCTATATGTCATGATAATTTGTTAGTTTTGCAGCTCAACATAAAAAAGGAAGCAACAACAATGGATGTCGCCATTATCAAATACAATGCCGGAAATATTTATTCTGTGAGTTACGCACTGAAAAGACTGGGAGTCGAAGCTACAATCACAGCAGACCCGGAACTGTTATGTAAAGCAGACAAAGTAATCTTTCCAGGTGTCGGTGAAGCACATACCACAATGGAGCACTTGAAAGAGCATAACTTAGATACAATTATAAAAGGATTGAAGCAGCCTGTTTTAGGAATTTGCCTCGGCATGCAGTTGATGTGCCGCCATTCGGAAGAAGGAGATGCGAATTGTTTAGGCATTTTCGATACAGAAGTAAAACGTTTCATCCCGCAGCAACACATGGATAAAGTTCCGCACATGGGATGGAACACGATTACGAACGTTAAAGGCGGGCTGTTCAACAAACAATTAGAGAACAAGTTTGTTTATTTCGTACATAGTTATTATGTACCCGTAAACGAATACACCGCCGCGACAACCGAATATATCCTTCCGTTCAGTGCTTCCCTGCATAAAGACAATTTCTATGCGACCCAGTTCCACCCAGAAAAAAGCGGTTCGGTCGGCGAGGTTATATTAAGTAACTTTTTAAAACTATAATGTAATATGATAGAGTTGATTCCGGCAATAGATATGATCGACGGGAAATGCGTACGCCTCACCCAGGGTGATTACAACACCAAGAAAGTGTACAACGAAGATCCTCTGGAAGTAGCCAAGATGTTTGAAGATCATGGCATCAGACGTCTGCATGTGGTAGACCTAGACGGAGCGCGACAAGGGCGGATCATCAACTATCGTATGTTGGAACGGTTGGCGACACGTACTTCGCTGATAATTGATTTTGGAGGCGGACTGAAACAGGAAGGAGACCTGGAAATTGCTTTCGAAAGTGGTGCGCAGATGGTTACGGGCGGAAGCATCGCTGTGAAGAATCCGGAAATATTCACTTCCTGGATCACCAAGTTCGGTCCGGAAAAAATCATCCTCGGAGCAGACGTCAAAGATAAAAAAATCGCGATAAGCGGATGGGAAGAGACGACAGACAAAGAACTGATCCCTTTCATCCATGATTATTACGACAATGGTATCACGAAGACAATCTGTACGGACATCAATCGCGACGGTATGCTGCAAGGACCTGCCATCGAATTATATAAAGAGATACAGGAACAAATACCTCTGCTTTATCTGATAGCCAGTGGAGGTATCAGTTCTATACAAGATATTGAGAAACTGGCTGAAGCGGGTATTCCGGCTGTCATCTTCGGTAAAGCGATTTACGAGGGAAAGATACAGCTGAAAGACTTGATCCGTTTCACCTGATAAAAATAAAGATTATATATGCTTGCCAAGAGAATAGTACCCTGTTTGGACATAAAAGATGGAAAAACCGTTAAGGGAATCAATTTCGTAAACTTCCGCGATGCCGGCGACCCGGTCGAACTGGGTGCACAATACAGCCGGGAGGGAGCAGACGAATTGGTATATCTGGATATAACTGCTTCGCACGAAGGGCGTAAGACATTTACGGAACTGGTAAAGAAGGTTGCGGCCAATATCAGCATCCCTTTCACAGTTGGCGGCGGCATCAACGAGCTGAAAGATGTGGACCGCCTGTTGAGTGCCGGAGCCGATAAGGTTTCCATCAACTCGGCAGCCCTGCGCAATCCGAAACTGATCGAAGAGATTGCCAAGAACTTCGGCAGCCAGGTATGTGTGGTCGCCATCGACGCCAATTTCGAAATGGGCGACTGGATATGCTACTTGAACGGCGGACGTATTCCGACGGAAAAACATCTCTTCCAGTGGGCGGCAGAAGCTGAAAGCCTGGGAGCCGGAGAAATCCTGTTTACCAGCATGACACACGACGGTGTGAAAGACGGTTACGCCAATGAGGCGTTAGCTATGCTGGCCGA from Parabacteroides merdae ATCC 43184 includes the following:
- a CDS encoding M23 family metallopeptidase yields the protein MSKTHYSILSVILLLVLSACHSLWTAQTQPAPQQESILVLPTTDIPLPNTDFAFLFPEEPKLYEQTSPRKNITINFSNREKNDIAVTDPLLMADENSMLIDLSLIQKEDYAFPLPGAKVISPYAGRRKHHSGVDLKTCANDTIISAFDGIVRLAKPYYAYGNVIVVRHYNGLETVYSHNSKNLVKPGDYVKAGQPIALTGRTGRATTEHLHFEVRVNGQHFNPNLVFDLQERKLNNQCLVFTQKGGKIAVKPVELMPHQFAGDYSYSPASCKNKEQIESKKETL
- a CDS encoding MarC family protein yields the protein MFESFDFQQMISAFIVLFAVIDIIGSIPIIINLKEKGKDVNAMKATVISFLLMIGFFYAGDVLLRLFHVDIESFAVAGSFVIFLLSLEMILDIEIFKNQGPIKEATLVPLVFPLLAGAGSFTTLLSLRAEYANVNIVIALILNMIWVYFVVRMTARIERFFGKGGIYIIRKFFGIILLAISVRLFTVNINLLIEALQGH
- a CDS encoding cold-shock protein encodes the protein MAKSVTYNKRENEKKKQARRAEKQKKKEDRKLLGKANSFDDMIAYVDENGVITSTPPELNPNKEEIKQEEILISTPKKENIEILTVLKGRVDYFNESKGYGFIKDLGSGEKYFFHVSNNTLTDISETDIVTFELERGLRGMNAINIRIESEV
- the hisF gene encoding imidazole glycerol phosphate synthase subunit HisF, with the protein product MLAKRIVPCLDIKDGKTVKGINFVNFRDAGDPVELGAQYSREGADELVYLDITASHEGRKTFTELVKKVAANISIPFTVGGGINELKDVDRLLSAGADKVSINSAALRNPKLIEEIAKNFGSQVCVVAIDANFEMGDWICYLNGGRIPTEKHLFQWAAEAESLGAGEILFTSMTHDGVKDGYANEALAMLADNLHIPVIASGGAGKMEHFRDTFAQGKADAALAASVFHFGEIGIGALKQYLHEEGINVRL
- a CDS encoding DNA-3-methyladenine glycosylase I translates to MEDLVNRRCGWAGTDDLYVKYHDEEWGKLVTADKILFEFLVLESAQAGLAWITILRKREGYKKAFYNFDVEKVAAMTSDDIDRLMLFDGIVRNRLKIASTITNARCFIAIQKEFGSFYNYTLSFFPEQKPIVNNFKSLKEIPVTTPESDAMSKDMKKRGFKFFGSTICYAHMQATGFVNDHLVGCLCRKKTLADCPV
- the hisH gene encoding imidazole glycerol phosphate synthase subunit HisH, which codes for MDVAIIKYNAGNIYSVSYALKRLGVEATITADPELLCKADKVIFPGVGEAHTTMEHLKEHNLDTIIKGLKQPVLGICLGMQLMCRHSEEGDANCLGIFDTEVKRFIPQQHMDKVPHMGWNTITNVKGGLFNKQLENKFVYFVHSYYVPVNEYTAATTEYILPFSASLHKDNFYATQFHPEKSGSVGEVILSNFLKL
- the hisA gene encoding 1-(5-phosphoribosyl)-5-[(5-phosphoribosylamino)methylideneamino]imidazole-4-carboxamide isomerase, giving the protein MIELIPAIDMIDGKCVRLTQGDYNTKKVYNEDPLEVAKMFEDHGIRRLHVVDLDGARQGRIINYRMLERLATRTSLIIDFGGGLKQEGDLEIAFESGAQMVTGGSIAVKNPEIFTSWITKFGPEKIILGADVKDKKIAISGWEETTDKELIPFIHDYYDNGITKTICTDINRDGMLQGPAIELYKEIQEQIPLLYLIASGGISSIQDIEKLAEAGIPAVIFGKAIYEGKIQLKDLIRFT